The region GGACATCGCCGGCCGTCCCACCGTGGTGGACCTGGCCAAGATGCCCCACCTGCTGATCGCGGGCGCCACCGGCTCCGGCAAGTCGGTTTGCGTCAACACCATCATCACCTCCCTCATCTTCCGCCACACGCCGCGCTCGCTGCGGTTCCTGATGGTGGACCCCAAGATGGTGGAGCTGTCGATGTACAACGACCTTCCGCACCTGCGGCACCCGGTCGTCACGGACAACAACGACGCCGCCGCGGTGCTCAAGTGGGCGGTGCTGGAGATGGAGCGCCGCTACGCGCTGCTGTCGGTGAACAGCGTCCGCAACATCGGCGATTTCAACAAGCGGGTGGAGCAGAACGCCATCCTGCGCACCCCCGAGGCCGACGGCGACGAGGGCGATCCGGACCGCTGGATCTACAAGGGCGGCGAGCTGCCGTACATCGTGGTTATCATCGACGAACTCGCCGACCTGATGATGACGGTGCAGGGCGAGGTGGAGAAGCCGCTTGCGCTGCTGGCGCAGAAGGCGCGCGCCATCGGCATCCACCTGATCCTCGCCACGCAGCGCCCGTCGGTGAACGTCATCACGGGGCTGATCAAGGCCAATTTCCCCAGCCGCATCGCCTTCCGCGTCTCGTCCAAGGTGGACAGCCGCACCATCCTGGACGGCAACGGCGCCGACTCCCTGCTGGGGAACGGCGACATGCTGATGCTGCCCCCCGGGAGCAGCGAGCTTACCCGCATCCAGGGCGCCTACCTCTCCACGGAGGAGACGGAGGAGGTGATGAAGTGGTATCGCGAGCAGGCCCGCATCCGCCGCGAGGAGGCGATCGCCGCCGGCCTGGAACTGGCGGAGGGCACGGGCGAGGCCAACATCCTGGACGTGGTGCGCGCCTCCGAGGATACGGGCGAGCTGGAGCCGGAGGAGGCCATCGGCGAGCGCGACAAGCTCTTTCGCGAGGCGGCGGAGCTGTGCGTCCAGCACCAGGGAGGATCCACGTCGCTCCTCCAGCGTCGCCTGCGCATCGGCTACGGGCGCGCGGCGCGCATCATCGACCAGCTCCACTTCGCGGGCGTGCTGGGGCCGCCGGACGGGTCGAAGCCGCGCGAGGTGCTGATCGACTTCACGCAGATCGATACGATCTGCGGGGGGTGAGTCTCACACGGAGGCACGGAGGAACGATGAGGGGCGGGGCGGGTAAAGTTGGGCTACGCAAAGGGTTGAACTCGTTCGGGAGATAGATCGGTGATCAAGCGTTCTGCGGTTGCGGCGTTGCTCGTGCTGGCGGCGTGTGGGGGGCAGGAGAGCTCGGCCGATTCGCCGGCGGAGGGCGTGACGCCGCAGCGTGCCCCGGCCGCCGAGGCGCCGGTCGTGGCTGAGCCGGTGACGCAGGTCGCGGGCGGGGATACGTCTTCGGCTCCGGCGGCTCCGATTGCGAATGCTCCGGCGGCACCGGCTGCTCCGGCCGAGGCGCCCAAGACGGAGGCGGCCCCAAAGGCGGAGGCCAGCCTGGACGACGCGACGGAGATCCTGCGGCGCACCGAGCGGCGCGCGGACGCGATCCGCTCGCTGGAGGCGGATTTCGTGCAGAGCCTGCGGGTGCCGCTGCTCAACCAGACGCAGAACAGCGCGGGGAAGATGTACCAGCGCAAGCCGGACCGCTTCCTCATGAGGTTCACGCAGCCGGCGGGCGACATCATGGTGGCGGACGGGCGCTACTTCTGGCTCTACTACCCGAGCACCGACCGCACGCAGGTCATCCGCACCAGCATCGCCAGGGGCGGCGGCTCGGTGGACCTGCAGCGGCAGTTCATCGGCGACGCGGCGAAGCGCTTCGTGGCCACGCTCAACCGCAGCGAGACCGTGGACGGGCACGACAGCTACGCGCTCACCCTCGTCCCGCGCCAGGCGTCGCCCTACAAGGTGCTGCGCATCTGGGTGGACAAGGCCGACTACACCGTGCGCCGCTTCGAGACCACCGAGGAGAACGAGTCCGTGCGCCGCGTGGAGCTGCGCAACATCCGCGTGAACGGCACACTCCCGGACAACCTGTTCAGCTTCACCCCGCCGCAGGGCACGCAGGTCTTCGACCAGTAAGAAACAGGGCTCACACAGAGACACAGAGGCACAGAGATGAATTCGTCTCTGTGCCTCTGTGCCTCTGTGTGAGATTGCTGTACATTGCCGCGACTCCAACCATCAGACATCATGGCAAAGACGGCGACCTTCGACATCAGCTCGACCGTGGACCTCCAGGAGGTCGACAACGCCCTCAACCAGGCGCGCAAGGAGATCTCGCAGCGCTTCGACTTCAAGGGCGCCACGGCCGAGATCGAGTTCAGCAAAAAGGACGGGACGCTCACCCTGCTCTCCGACGACGACTTCAAGCTGCAGGCGCTGGTGGACATCATCCAGACCAAGCTGATCAAGCGCGGCGTGCCGGTGAGGAACCTGGACTACGGCGAGGTGGAGCAGGCGTTCGGCGGCAAGGCGCGGCAGACGATCACCCTGGTGCAGGGGATCTCGACGGAGAAGGGGAAGGAGATCGTGAAGGCGATCAAGGCCGCAGGCTTCAAAAAGGTCAACGCGCAGATCCAGGAGGAGCAGG is a window of Longimicrobium sp. DNA encoding:
- the lolA gene encoding outer membrane lipoprotein chaperone LolA: MIKRSAVAALLVLAACGGQESSADSPAEGVTPQRAPAAEAPVVAEPVTQVAGGDTSSAPAAPIANAPAAPAAPAEAPKTEAAPKAEASLDDATEILRRTERRADAIRSLEADFVQSLRVPLLNQTQNSAGKMYQRKPDRFLMRFTQPAGDIMVADGRYFWLYYPSTDRTQVIRTSIARGGGSVDLQRQFIGDAAKRFVATLNRSETVDGHDSYALTLVPRQASPYKVLRIWVDKADYTVRRFETTEENESVRRVELRNIRVNGTLPDNLFSFTPPQGTQVFDQ
- a CDS encoding YajQ family cyclic di-GMP-binding protein, with amino-acid sequence MAKTATFDISSTVDLQEVDNALNQARKEISQRFDFKGATAEIEFSKKDGTLTLLSDDDFKLQALVDIIQTKLIKRGVPVRNLDYGEVEQAFGGKARQTITLVQGISTEKGKEIVKAIKAAGFKKVNAQIQEEQVRVTSPSIDELQAVIATLKKEDFGIELSFGNFRS